The sequence below is a genomic window from bacterium.
ATATAGGGTTGTATGGGGTGTTGTACTCATTGGTTACTCTTTCTGCCTTTTCGCTCGCCATGCTTCAAGGTATTTCTCTTTGTCTTTGCCATAATCACAGCCGACGGCGTTGGCGACACGTTCGTGGGAATAGGAGGCGACTTCGGCGTGTGGGTGGTCGATTAGGTCGATCATTTCTTCGATGCGGTCGGGGATGTCTCGGCATGCGGATAGTAAGCTAAAGTCGATGCAATCGGGTGGGAGGTCGCTGGCTCTTGCATTCTCAATAACTTCGGCTTCTGAGTTGCAGCCGGGGACGATTGCGGCGATTTCTTCATGGCTTAATATCCAGCGAATTGCCATCTGGGCGGCGGTTGCTCGGTTGAGGCCATGATCGTCGATTATTTTCTGACATACAGGTAAAAACGGCATCCCATAGTCGAACCACACGAAAGGTTTAATGGCGATTAAACCAACGTTATGCTTGCGGACGGCATTCAGCAGCGGCTCGCAGACTCCCTTATTGAAGTTGATGGGTGTTTGGCACATGTCGATTGGGTTCTGCTCATCAATAACTTTAGCCAATAGCTCAGGGTTGTGGGCTGATGATCCAACCCAACGAATTTTGCCTTGCTGCTGCATATTCCGCAATGTTTCTAATGCGAATTCGAGCCTATCTTGTGAGAAACCCGACTCCATCGCGCATATCTGGAACACATCCACATAGTCGCTATGAAAGAGATTTAGACGCTCTTCTACTTCACTTACGATATAGGCTTTCCACTCGGACGGTTCTCGATCACCCAATCGCGCTAGCAGGTCGATGCTCATTCCGCTTAGATAGACTTTATCGCGTTGAACGCCAAGGGTCTTAAGTGTTGCCCCTAGAGATTGCGCTTCTTCGGTGTAGGTTGTATCAAAATAGTTGACCCCCATCTCGATAGCTGTCGCGATTATCTTCGGCCTATCGGGATTGAGTTCCGTAAAACGCCCGTCTTTAACGAGATGGCGTCGCCGATACTCATGACCGCCAAGGCTTACTTCAGATATTCGCAATCCCGTTCGTCCAAGTGTTCTGTACTTCATTTCTTTGTGACAACCCCGATAGTCAGCATGATATTGGCGAAGCGCAGTTGTTCGGCGGTGTGGATGATAAGCGCAGTATCTGGGCCGGAGGCGGCGTCGTAGAATGCGAAACGTTCCAGTTTCTCAAACTCAGCATCAAATCCTGCCTCTTGGAGAATACGTTTATACTCTGGCCATATCGGCGGGTCTTCCGATAAAGCTCGCGGGCCTGTCGTTGGGTATTGCATTAGCGTGACCGACTCGATCGGGATTGCGCTGACAACTGCTTCAAGCGCCTGTGTGCCTGAAACAACGCCGGGGGAGAGATTGAGATTAACTAGTGTGGCATTTGGTCCTAGTTTAGTGAGGGCAGGAAAGTTGCCGTCTGCAATCAATACCTTTGAACCATGTCCCGCGCGTCCAAGAACTTCTAGAATATCGGGATGAATAAGTTTTGTTTTCAGCATTCTAATTCGCCTCCTAATACATACATTATATCGGTTACGATAGCAGGAAGTCGACCCAACGATAAGATTGAGTTGCCGAAGTATTACTAATCACTTCAAAAGAGTATGTGGGGGAACCTCCTACACTAGATGAGGCGGGGGCTAGGTAATCCAGCAACGACACCGTTAGCATTGTTCCCTATTTCAAAGGCAGCAACTCGCCGGTTACTTCTCTGGTTGGAGATATTCTAATGAGGCCTACGGAATGGGCGTAGAAGCCGGTTTGAGCGATTGATGTTGTGCCTACTTGCTCGGGATGCTCAATGACTGTGTGTGAGTGACCACCGATTATAACATCAAAAAAGGGGACCGCTTCGGAAAGTTTGATGTCGTTTTTATAGCCGATGTGGGTGAGCGCAATGAGGAGGTCGCATTTGTTGCGAAGTTT
It includes:
- a CDS encoding aldo/keto reductase — encoded protein: MKYRTLGRTGLRISEVSLGGHEYRRRHLVKDGRFTELNPDRPKIIATAIEMGVNYFDTTYTEEAQSLGATLKTLGVQRDKVYLSGMSIDLLARLGDREPSEWKAYIVSEVEERLNLFHSDYVDVFQICAMESGFSQDRLEFALETLRNMQQQGKIRWVGSSAHNPELLAKVIDEQNPIDMCQTPINFNKGVCEPLLNAVRKHNVGLIAIKPFVWFDYGMPFLPVCQKIIDDHGLNRATAAQMAIRWILSHEEIAAIVPGCNSEAEVIENARASDLPPDCIDFSLLSACRDIPDRIEEMIDLIDHPHAEVASYSHERVANAVGCDYGKDKEKYLEAWRAKRQKE
- a CDS encoding RbsD/FucU family protein; translation: MLKTKLIHPDILEVLGRAGHGSKVLIADGNFPALTKLGPNATLVNLNLSPGVVSGTQALEAVVSAIPIESVTLMQYPTTGPRALSEDPPIWPEYKRILQEAGFDAEFEKLERFAFYDAASGPDTALIIHTAEQLRFANIMLTIGVVTKK